In Nocardioides faecalis, the following proteins share a genomic window:
- a CDS encoding nitroreductase family deazaflavin-dependent oxidoreductase, producing MGLLTPIAIKLGSYSWMPGLLPQITWTDKHLQRLTRGRVSMVGIAGLPSLLLTVKGRKSGIPRTTPLLCVPWQGGWLIAGSSFGAPKPPIWSANLRAAETVEIVYNRRPYTCRWRELTGEEKDRAWAHMTTVWPNYDKYTEWTDRVIPVFLLTPA from the coding sequence ATGGGCCTGCTCACCCCGATCGCGATCAAGCTCGGTTCCTACTCGTGGATGCCCGGGCTGCTGCCCCAGATCACGTGGACCGACAAGCACCTGCAGCGGCTGACCCGCGGCCGGGTCAGCATGGTCGGCATCGCCGGCCTGCCGAGCCTGCTGCTGACGGTCAAGGGCCGCAAGAGCGGCATCCCGCGCACGACACCGCTGCTGTGCGTGCCCTGGCAGGGCGGGTGGCTGATCGCAGGCTCCTCGTTCGGCGCGCCGAAGCCGCCGATCTGGTCGGCGAACCTGCGCGCCGCCGAGACCGTCGAGATCGTCTACAACCGGCGTCCCTACACCTGCCGGTGGCGCGAGCTCACCGGTGAGGAGAAGGACCGGGCCTGGGCGCACATGACCACGGTGTGGCCCAACTACGACAAGTACACCGAGTGGACCGACCGGGTGATCCCGGTCTTCCTCCTCACCCCCGCCTGA